GCGGGCGGAACCTGGTGCTCACCGAGGCCGGTCGCGTCGCGCTCCGTTACGCAGAGGCCATCTTCACCCTGGGCGGTGAGTTCCTCGACACCATCAAGGGACGGGCCTCCGGAGAGAGGCCGCTGCGCCTGGTGGTGGGGGTCGCGGATGTGCTCCCCCCGTCCCTCGTGCGGCGGTTCCTCGAACCCGCCCTGCGCTCCGCCCAGCCCGTCCGCCTGGTCTGCCGCGCCGACAAGTCCGTGGTGGAGTTCATCGCGGAGATGGCGGTCCACACCGTCGACCTGGTCATCGCCGACGGGCCCGCGGGGCCCAACCCGGTCCGGGTCTTCAACCATCTGCTCGGCGAGTGCGGCACGACCTTCTTCGCCGCCCCGAAGCTCGCCGCCGCGACGCGCCGCAAGTTCCCGCGCTCCCTGGATGGGACGCCCTTCCTGCTCCCGGGCGCACCTTCCGCCGTGCGGCGTGCCCTGGACCAGTGGTTCGAGTCCCAGGACATCCACCCGCGGATCGTCGCGGAGTTCGACGACAGCGCCCTGATGAAGGACTTCGGCAGGCAGGGGATGGGCGTCTTCGCGGCCCCGACGGTCATCGAAGCCGAGGTCATGCTGGACCATGGAGTGCGGGTGGTGGGCCGGGCGGAAGCCATCCGCCAGCAGTTCTATGCCATCTCCTCCGAGAGGA
Above is a genomic segment from Pyxidicoccus trucidator containing:
- the nhaR gene encoding transcriptional activator NhaR, whose amino-acid sequence is MDWLNYHHLYYFWVVAKEGSIVAASKKLRLAHPTISGQIRRLEEVLGEKLFAHSGRNLVLTEAGRVALRYAEAIFTLGGEFLDTIKGRASGERPLRLVVGVADVLPPSLVRRFLEPALRSAQPVRLVCRADKSVVEFIAEMAVHTVDLVIADGPAGPNPVRVFNHLLGECGTTFFAAPKLAAATRRKFPRSLDGTPFLLPGAPSAVRRALDQWFESQDIHPRIVAEFDDSALMKDFGRQGMGVFAAPTVIEAEVMLDHGVRVVGRAEAIRQQFYAISSERKIRHPSVVAIFEAARQEIFATK